A stretch of Arachis hypogaea cultivar Tifrunner chromosome 15, arahy.Tifrunner.gnm2.J5K5, whole genome shotgun sequence DNA encodes these proteins:
- the LOC112749192 gene encoding uncharacterized protein: MGATPFIERILKEKLPKGFDKPTDMKYDATKEPQEHLTAFKARMNLEGAADAVRGRAFPVTLAESAIKWFNALPNGSITGFHDISRKFMAQFTTRITKAKHPISLLGVTQRQDESTRKYLDRFNDECLTVDGLTDLVASLCLTNELMNEDFRKHLTTRPMWTMHEIQSVAKEYINDEEVSQVVAANKRQHGSTRHGSTAPQHNPPPRENYKEYPKPANVNQPPRIEKFSNYTPLTAPITEIYHQIADRGILLRAR, encoded by the coding sequence ATCCTGAAAGAAAAACTCCCTAAAGGCTTCGACAAACCTACGGATATGAAGTACGACGCTACCAAGGAACCCCAGGAGCACCTAACGGCCTtcaaggccaggatgaacctggaaggggCCGCTGACGCGGTCCGAGGTAGggccttcccggtaaccctagCCGAGTCAGCGAttaaatggttcaacgccctccccaaCGGATCCATAACTGGCTTCCACGATATCTCACGGAAGTTCATGGCCCAATTCACCACCAGAATCACCAAAGctaaacaccccatcagcttatTGGGAGTCACCCAGAGACAAGATGAGTCCACGAGAAAATACCTCGATCGCTTCAACGATGAATGTTtaacggtcgacggactcacAGACTTAGTCGCAAGCCTTTGCCTAACTAACGAGCTCATGAATGAAGACTTCCGAAAACACCTCACTACCAGACCGATGtggaccatgcacgagatccagaGCGTCGCAAAAGAATACATAAACGATGAGGAAGTAAGCCAAGTCGTAGCCGCCAATAAACGACAGCACGGCAGCACACGACACGGCAGCACGGCACCTCAACATAACCCCCCACCAAGAGAAAACTATAAAGAATATCCCAAACCAGCAAACGTAAACCAACCCCCCAGAATCGAAAAATTCTCTAACTACACACCTCTGACGGCCCCGATCaccgagatataccaccaaatagccGATCGAGGTATTCTCCTGA